CGCTCAGCGCCATCCCGAACATCGGACAGCGCGCGCGGAACGGCCGTATCGTCTTGGGCGTCTGGGAAAAGGTCAAGCGGGAACAGAACCTCGCCCTGCGCCTGTGACACGGCCCGCTCCATCTTGCTGCGCAGCTCTCTTCCATTTCCCGGCCACGCGTAACTCACTGCGGCTTCTTCACAGCGAACGGATAAGCCCTTCAGCTTTTTCTCGCGGCGCGCATTGAACCCATCATAAAATCGTCGCATGAGCCAAAGAATGTCATCTGGCCTGCTCGCAAGCGGTGGAATGAAGATATCCACGGCCCTCAGACGTTGCAACAAGTCGAGGCGCACCCCACCATCTGTTTCAGATGAGTTCAAATCAGGGGTGAATCCGCAGATCAGTCTAGTCGTCGGCTCTGACAAGAGCCATTCCTGCAACAGGTTTTGGACCGTGTCAGTAGCGTGAGAGATCATTGAAATATATAATGTGCCGTCTTCAGTTGCGCGCGTTAGTGCGGGACGTTCGGCTGTATCGTCAAAGAGGATGTTCGCCTGATCTGAGGCGGTAAGGCGACTAAGATCCACACTTTGAAACGGCCCACTCTCGCGGTTAGACAATTTATGAATGGTTCGGGCCGCCAATCCTTTGCCAGTGCCCCGATTGCCCTTGATATAGACCGGACGATCATTTGAAGCAGCGCGCGTTAACGTTGCATGCAAATCAATCGCTTGCGGTGAAACCCCGAACGGACTGTTACCGATCTCTGATTGGTTTGCGGTTATCATCCCAGACAGCCGCGCCAAGAACTGATCCATGTTGAACGGCTTGGTCAGGTAATCAGCGGCACCTGCGTGAATGAGACG
This Falsihalocynthiibacter arcticus DNA region includes the following protein-coding sequences:
- a CDS encoding sigma-54-dependent transcriptional regulator produces the protein MTLANRHIALVEDDEIMGGSIAQRLELEGAHVIWMKTKTVALGAIRTPHKKFDAVVCDIKLPDGTGEDLYMALCDHSVPPPFLFVTGHGGVDQAVRLIHAGAADYLTKPFNMDQFLARLSGMITANQSEIGNSPFGVSPQAIDLHATLTRAASNDRPVYIKGNRGTGKGLAARTIHKLSNRESGPFQSVDLSRLTASDQANILFDDTAERPALTRATEDGTLYISMISHATDTVQNLLQEWLLSEPTTRLICGFTPDLNSSETDGGVRLDLLQRLRAVDIFIPPLASRPDDILWLMRRFYDGFNARREKKLKGLSVRCEEAAVSYAWPGNGRELRSKMERAVSQAQGEVLFPLDLFPDAQDDTAVPRALSDVRDGAERAAILAALEQTDQHILEAAKLLSISRTTLWEKMKKLGIKSEH